From a region of the Roseivirga sp. 4D4 genome:
- the folE gene encoding GTP cyclohydrolase I FolE, with translation MRQNETMLNTQLNGLTVEEIGDEHIGTSYDTPLKEGAFDMDDNLKMNLIEDKFRDIMEIMGLDLTDDSLSGTPKRVAKMYIQEIFSGLNPANKPKVALFENKYQYNEMLVEKDITFYSNCEHHFVPIIGKAHVAYISSGKVIGLSKINRIVNYYAKRPQVQERLTVQIANELKSILETEDVAVIIDAEHLCVSSRGVQDVNSSTVTAQFDGKFKEDSTKNELLTYIGNKLK, from the coding sequence ATGAGACAGAACGAAACTATGTTGAATACCCAGCTTAACGGTTTGACAGTAGAAGAGATTGGTGATGAGCATATAGGTACTAGCTATGATACCCCGCTCAAGGAAGGTGCATTCGACATGGATGATAACCTAAAGATGAACTTGATCGAAGATAAGTTCAGAGATATTATGGAAATCATGGGCTTGGATTTGACTGATGATAGTCTGAGCGGAACTCCAAAAAGAGTGGCCAAGATGTATATCCAAGAAATCTTCAGCGGATTAAACCCAGCCAACAAGCCTAAAGTGGCACTATTCGAAAATAAGTACCAGTACAATGAAATGCTGGTTGAAAAGGATATCACTTTCTATTCTAACTGTGAACATCATTTTGTTCCTATTATAGGAAAGGCACATGTCGCCTATATATCGAGTGGTAAGGTAATTGGACTATCGAAAATCAATCGCATCGTCAACTATTACGCAAAAAGACCGCAAGTGCAAGAGCGACTTACTGTCCAAATTGCCAATGAGCTCAAAAGCATTCTTGAAACAGAAGATGTGGCAGTCATAATTGACGCGGAGCACTTGTGTGTGTCTTCTCGTGGTGTTCAAGATGTGAACAGCAGTACAGTTACTGCCCAGTTTGATGGGAAATTTAAGGAAGACAGCACAAAGAACGAGCTTCTGACTTACATAGGGAACAAACTCAAATAG
- the typA gene encoding translational GTPase TypA — protein sequence MQSIRNIAIIAHVDHGKTTLVDKIIHASKLFRENQESGDLILDNNDLERERGITILSKNVSVTYNGVKINIIDTPGHADFGGEVERVLKMADGVLLLVDAFEGAMPQTRFVLSKALALGLTPIVVVNKVDKENCRPDEVHEQVFDLMFNLDATEEQLDFETMYGSSKMGWMSDDWQKPTDTITPLLDKIIEVIPEAPSPEGTPQFQVTSLDYSSFVGRIAIGRVYQGTLEEGKSMGLTKADGSIQRVRIKELQVFEGLGRQKVSSVKAGDLCAIVGLENFEIGDTLTDFENPAPLDRISIDEPTMNMLFTINNSPGFGSEGKFVTSRHLRDRLMKETEKNLALRVDPTDSEDKFLVYGRGILHLSVLIETMRREGYELMVGQPQVIFKEIDGQRCEPIETLVVDVPDAVSGKVIELATQRKGELKIMEPKGDQQHLEFDIPSRGLIGLRNNVLTATGGEAVMNHRFKEYQPFKGEIKGRINGSLISMENGPGTPYSIDKLQDRGYFFVAPGENLYTGQVIGEHNRENDIVVNIQKGKQLTNMRASGSDSNSKIAPPRRFSLEESMEYIQKDEYLEITPNNIRMRKIYLDEHTRSKMAKTLA from the coding sequence ATGCAAAGCATCAGAAATATCGCCATCATTGCCCACGTTGATCATGGCAAAACTACTCTTGTAGATAAGATTATCCACGCCTCTAAACTCTTTAGGGAGAACCAAGAGTCTGGAGACCTAATCCTGGATAACAACGACCTCGAGAGAGAAAGAGGAATTACCATTCTTTCAAAAAACGTTTCTGTAACCTATAATGGTGTAAAGATTAACATCATTGACACTCCAGGTCACGCAGATTTTGGTGGCGAGGTAGAACGTGTTCTGAAAATGGCGGATGGTGTGCTCTTGTTGGTCGATGCTTTTGAAGGTGCTATGCCACAAACGCGATTTGTACTTAGCAAGGCTTTAGCCCTTGGCCTTACTCCTATTGTAGTGGTTAACAAGGTGGACAAAGAAAACTGCCGACCTGACGAAGTGCATGAACAAGTCTTCGACCTGATGTTCAACTTGGATGCGACCGAAGAACAGCTTGATTTTGAGACCATGTACGGATCTTCAAAAATGGGTTGGATGAGTGATGATTGGCAAAAGCCTACAGATACCATCACTCCTCTTTTAGATAAGATTATTGAAGTAATTCCTGAAGCACCATCTCCGGAAGGAACACCACAATTTCAAGTAACATCTCTTGACTATTCTTCCTTCGTAGGCCGAATTGCAATTGGCAGAGTCTACCAAGGAACATTAGAAGAAGGAAAATCAATGGGCTTGACAAAAGCCGATGGTTCAATTCAGCGTGTAAGAATCAAAGAACTTCAAGTATTTGAAGGTTTAGGAAGACAGAAGGTAAGCTCAGTGAAAGCCGGTGATTTATGTGCAATCGTAGGGCTTGAAAACTTTGAGATTGGTGATACACTCACCGACTTTGAAAACCCAGCTCCTCTTGATCGTATATCAATCGATGAGCCAACGATGAACATGCTTTTTACAATCAATAACTCTCCTGGTTTTGGTAGCGAAGGTAAATTTGTGACCTCGCGCCACTTGAGAGATCGCTTGATGAAAGAAACTGAGAAAAATCTGGCTCTTCGTGTTGACCCGACTGATTCTGAGGACAAGTTCCTTGTTTATGGCCGTGGCATACTCCACTTGTCTGTTTTGATCGAAACCATGAGACGAGAAGGCTATGAATTAATGGTTGGGCAGCCTCAAGTGATCTTTAAAGAAATTGATGGTCAACGGTGTGAGCCTATTGAAACCCTTGTGGTAGACGTGCCAGATGCGGTTTCAGGTAAAGTAATTGAACTTGCTACTCAGCGTAAGGGAGAGCTAAAGATCATGGAGCCAAAAGGTGATCAGCAGCACTTAGAGTTTGACATCCCTTCTAGGGGCTTGATTGGCTTGAGAAACAATGTATTGACTGCTACAGGTGGCGAAGCGGTAATGAATCACAGGTTCAAAGAGTACCAGCCATTTAAAGGTGAGATTAAGGGGCGTATCAATGGATCGCTGATCTCAATGGAAAATGGACCTGGAACACCTTATTCAATTGACAAGCTTCAAGATAGAGGCTATTTCTTTGTCGCACCTGGAGAAAACCTATATACAGGTCAGGTAATTGGAGAGCACAATCGTGAAAACGATATTGTTGTGAACATTCAAAAAGGAAAGCAATTGACTAACATGCGAGCTTCTGGTTCGGATAGTAACTCTAAAATTGCCCCTCCAAGAAGGTTCTCACTAGAAGAATCCATGGAATACATCCAAAAGGATGAATACCTTGAAATCACGCCAAATAACATCCGTATGAGAAAGATTTACTTAGATGAGCATACAAGGTCAAAAATGGCTAAGACGCTAGCCTAA
- a CDS encoding phytase: MIKKKALMTCLALIMAGCSGPKIHKDAVKPVIITESVKYDTDDPAIWVNPQDASKSLIIGTDKNEDGALYAFDLEGKIVQDKVVRGLKRPNNVDLVHGFVLGNDTIDIAVTGERLTHNLRVFSVPDMKPIDSGGIPMFVGETEVEYRDLMGVALYKRSSDGAVFVIMGRKTGPTDGTYLWQYRLEGTETGLVKATLVRKFGKYSGQFEIEAIAVDDELGYVYYSDEGVGVRKYYADPEKGNQELALFGTEGFAQDHEGISIFDSGNGKGFILVSDQQANAFHIFPREGTATDPHSHQVTKMVYVSTNESDGSEISNVSFNATFKKGIFVAMSDNKTFQYYRVEDILDIN, translated from the coding sequence ATGATAAAAAAGAAAGCTCTGATGACCTGCCTTGCCCTCATTATGGCGGGGTGTAGTGGTCCGAAAATTCATAAGGATGCCGTGAAACCGGTAATTATTACTGAGTCGGTGAAATATGATACCGATGACCCTGCAATATGGGTAAACCCACAGGATGCATCTAAAAGTCTGATTATTGGGACCGACAAGAATGAAGATGGTGCACTCTATGCATTCGATCTCGAAGGAAAAATTGTTCAAGACAAGGTAGTAAGAGGCTTAAAAAGGCCCAACAATGTTGACTTAGTTCATGGCTTTGTTTTGGGAAATGACACGATTGATATAGCGGTAACTGGCGAGAGACTCACACATAATTTAAGAGTGTTTTCAGTTCCTGATATGAAACCAATTGACAGCGGAGGGATACCTATGTTTGTGGGGGAAACTGAAGTGGAATATAGAGACCTAATGGGTGTTGCACTCTATAAACGTTCTTCAGATGGGGCGGTCTTTGTTATTATGGGAAGAAAAACTGGACCGACAGATGGCACTTACTTATGGCAATATCGCCTTGAGGGTACTGAAACAGGTTTAGTAAAGGCTACATTGGTCAGGAAGTTTGGCAAATACAGTGGTCAATTTGAAATAGAGGCGATTGCTGTGGATGACGAGTTAGGATATGTCTATTATTCTGACGAAGGTGTCGGAGTTAGAAAGTACTATGCTGACCCCGAAAAAGGTAATCAAGAATTGGCACTATTTGGAACGGAGGGCTTTGCACAGGATCATGAAGGAATATCGATTTTTGATTCAGGTAATGGTAAAGGTTTTATTTTAGTGTCTGATCAACAGGCAAATGCCTTTCATATTTTTCCGAGAGAAGGAACAGCGACTGATCCACATAGTCATCAAGTCACAAAGATGGTTTATGTTTCAACGAATGAGAGTGATGGTTCCGAAATCAGTAATGTCAGTTTCAACGCCACTTTCAAGAAAGGTATTTTCGTAGCCATGTCTGATAACAAGACTTTTCAATATTATCGAGTAGAAGATATATTGGATATCAACTGA
- a CDS encoding TonB-dependent receptor → MKRTLTTLLFLLTFTTFGFAQNGIIRGKITDELGLPLPGASVMITSIEKGMPSDDNGNYTIVDIPAGTYKLITTFIGYKRIEQDITVIAGETTVINIKMEPGFTAGGEVIVLGDRLKGQAKALNQQRTNANITNVVAADQIGRFPDANIGDALKRIPGITIQNDQGEARNIIIRGLAPQLNSVMLNGERIPSAEGDNRNIQLDLIPSDLIQTIQVNKAVLPDMDADAIGGSVNLVTRSAPTGRRVSGTLASGYNFLSNKPIWTGTVVLSDRFADNKLGAVFSASYNNHNFGSDNVEAVWFEGDNGEALIEEFDIREYRVQRVRRSFNLALDYEINDNHKLILSGTYNWRDDWENRYRMRVSQIDDAFGDGDAVLTGANQWTLPARVQYQTKGGIGNDRVDNRRLEDQRNRNVTLKGEHQFDKLKVDWFATYARASEERPNERYISYRESGQNVSLDLRNPEFPIATLTNPNDNFNIGFHEITEEFQDTYDEDFNTRIDFTLPVSEKAILKFGTRLRTKNKVRTNSFFSYEPVDLNTFGATLGDLPNTNFSDADYLAGSQYQIGNFVSPEFLGGLDLTNASLFDQSDEIGEYLPGNYNADENIFSAYVMSDIQFSDKLSGIVGLRLESTSIDYSGFLLDVDNDTFTEESASQDYSNFMPGVHLNYNFSEYSVLRFAYTNTIARPNYFDLVPYAEFSPDDEELVRGNPNLEAATSTNFDLMYENYFQNIGIVSGGFFYKDIDNFIYEQVQEGFNDPQFGNDLEFTTFENGGTAEIYGFELSLQRQIWKGLGIYLNYTYTQSNTTGIQGRENDDLSLPGTAENMFNASLSYETDKLVLRASLNYASDYIDELGGEAFEDRFYDKQTFLDLNGSYAFKPNWRFFFEVNNLTNQPLRYYQGISSRTMQAEYYNVRFNAGLKFDLFNN, encoded by the coding sequence ATGAAAAGAACCTTAACCACACTTTTATTTCTTTTGACGTTTACCACATTCGGGTTTGCTCAAAACGGAATTATTCGAGGAAAAATTACAGACGAGCTTGGTTTACCATTACCGGGTGCAAGTGTAATGATAACATCAATAGAGAAGGGAATGCCTTCTGATGACAATGGTAATTATACTATTGTGGATATACCCGCAGGTACCTATAAACTGATAACCACATTTATTGGCTACAAGAGAATAGAACAGGACATTACAGTAATCGCTGGGGAAACAACAGTCATCAACATAAAGATGGAGCCAGGATTTACGGCAGGCGGTGAAGTAATTGTCCTAGGCGATCGACTGAAAGGCCAAGCCAAGGCTTTGAATCAACAACGCACCAATGCGAATATTACCAATGTGGTAGCTGCTGATCAAATTGGTAGGTTCCCAGATGCGAATATTGGAGATGCATTGAAAAGGATTCCTGGTATCACGATTCAAAACGATCAAGGAGAAGCTCGAAACATCATCATTAGAGGCTTGGCCCCTCAATTGAATTCTGTGATGTTGAATGGTGAGCGTATACCATCTGCCGAAGGCGACAATCGAAATATTCAGTTGGATTTGATTCCTTCAGACCTTATTCAAACTATTCAAGTAAATAAAGCAGTGCTACCTGATATGGATGCTGACGCAATCGGTGGGTCGGTGAATCTAGTGACGCGTTCGGCACCAACTGGTAGGCGAGTATCCGGAACTCTAGCTTCAGGATATAACTTCTTATCTAATAAGCCGATTTGGACAGGCACGGTGGTTTTGTCCGATCGTTTTGCAGATAATAAACTAGGAGCTGTATTTTCTGCAAGCTACAACAATCACAATTTTGGATCGGACAATGTAGAGGCAGTCTGGTTCGAAGGTGATAATGGCGAAGCGCTTATCGAAGAGTTTGATATCAGAGAATATCGTGTTCAGCGAGTAAGAAGAAGCTTTAACCTGGCTTTGGACTACGAGATCAATGATAACCATAAGCTAATCCTCTCTGGAACTTACAATTGGAGAGACGACTGGGAGAATAGATATAGAATGCGTGTTTCGCAGATTGATGATGCCTTTGGTGATGGAGATGCAGTGCTTACCGGTGCAAATCAATGGACTTTACCGGCAAGGGTTCAATACCAAACTAAAGGTGGTATTGGAAACGATAGAGTTGATAATAGAAGACTGGAAGATCAGCGCAACAGGAATGTGACACTTAAAGGTGAGCATCAATTTGATAAGTTAAAGGTTGATTGGTTTGCTACCTATGCAAGAGCCTCTGAAGAAAGGCCTAATGAACGTTACATCAGCTATCGAGAGAGTGGTCAAAATGTGAGTTTGGATTTAAGAAACCCTGAGTTTCCGATTGCCACGTTGACCAATCCTAATGATAATTTTAATATCGGATTCCACGAAATCACTGAGGAGTTTCAAGATACTTATGACGAGGATTTCAATACTCGAATTGATTTCACTTTGCCAGTTTCTGAGAAGGCCATCCTGAAATTCGGAACTCGGTTGAGAACTAAAAATAAGGTAAGAACCAATTCATTCTTTTCTTACGAACCGGTCGACCTAAATACCTTTGGTGCGACCCTTGGAGATCTTCCAAACACTAATTTTTCTGATGCTGATTACCTTGCTGGTAGTCAGTACCAAATTGGAAACTTTGTCAGCCCGGAGTTCTTAGGAGGACTAGACCTGACCAATGCCTCTCTTTTTGATCAATCAGATGAAATAGGTGAGTATTTACCAGGTAACTATAATGCAGACGAGAACATCTTCAGTGCCTATGTGATGTCTGATATTCAATTCAGTGATAAGCTGTCTGGTATTGTAGGTTTAAGGTTAGAGTCTACAAGCATTGATTATTCAGGGTTTTTATTGGATGTCGATAATGATACGTTCACTGAAGAATCAGCTTCTCAGGATTACAGTAACTTCATGCCGGGCGTGCATTTAAACTATAATTTCTCTGAGTACTCAGTATTGAGGTTTGCCTATACTAATACCATTGCAAGACCCAACTATTTCGATTTGGTACCTTATGCGGAGTTCAGTCCGGACGATGAGGAACTCGTAAGAGGTAATCCGAACTTGGAAGCTGCTACTTCTACCAACTTTGATTTGATGTATGAGAACTACTTCCAAAACATCGGTATTGTCTCTGGAGGCTTCTTTTACAAAGACATTGATAACTTTATCTATGAGCAGGTTCAAGAAGGTTTCAACGATCCACAGTTTGGCAATGACCTTGAGTTCACAACATTTGAGAATGGTGGTACAGCTGAAATTTATGGATTTGAGTTATCTCTCCAAAGACAGATTTGGAAGGGCTTGGGTATCTACTTGAACTATACCTATACTCAATCAAACACGACAGGTATTCAAGGAAGAGAGAATGATGACTTATCACTTCCTGGTACTGCCGAGAATATGTTCAATGCCTCTCTTTCTTACGAAACGGATAAGCTGGTATTGAGAGCGTCTCTGAATTACGCCAGCGATTATATTGACGAGTTAGGGGGCGAGGCTTTCGAAGATCGTTTTTACGATAAGCAGACTTTCTTAGACTTGAATGGTTCATATGCATTCAAACCTAATTGGAGATTCTTCTTCGAGGTGAACAACCTTACGAACCAACCATTGAGATATTATCAAGGGATCAGTTCTAGGACTATGCAAGCTGAATATTACAATGTGAGATTCAATGCTGGTTTGAAGTTTGATCTGTTCAATAACTAG
- a CDS encoding SDR family oxidoreductase codes for MRTDGMLKDDALKGQTIIVTGGGTGLGRAMGKYFLELGANLVITSRKMEVLEKAAQELEAETGGKVLPVQCDVRDYDQVENVLTKTEEHFGQIHCLLNNAAGNFVSPTERLSNRAFDTIIDIVLKGTTNFTLALGKRWIAAEQAGTVLNIVTTYAWTGSGYVVPSACAKAGVLAMTRSLAVEWAKYKIRLNAIAPGPFPTEGAWSRLLPGDLIDKFDPAKLVPVGRVGEHQELANLAAYLMSDFSAYVNGEVVTIDGGEWLMGAGEFSHLEKVPQAMWDMLEAGRGKKS; via the coding sequence ATGAGAACTGATGGAATGCTAAAGGATGATGCCCTGAAGGGCCAAACGATCATAGTTACTGGTGGGGGTACTGGCCTTGGACGTGCCATGGGTAAGTACTTTTTAGAGCTGGGGGCCAACTTGGTCATCACCAGTCGTAAGATGGAGGTTTTGGAAAAGGCAGCTCAAGAACTTGAAGCCGAGACTGGAGGAAAAGTATTACCAGTACAGTGTGATGTCCGAGATTATGACCAAGTGGAAAATGTACTCACAAAGACTGAGGAGCATTTTGGGCAAATACATTGCCTCTTGAATAATGCGGCAGGAAATTTCGTCAGTCCTACCGAAAGGTTATCCAACAGAGCATTTGATACGATTATTGATATTGTTCTGAAGGGAACTACCAATTTCACACTAGCCTTAGGCAAGCGTTGGATCGCTGCTGAGCAAGCAGGTACCGTTCTCAACATAGTAACGACCTATGCATGGACCGGTTCGGGTTATGTCGTGCCCTCAGCATGTGCAAAAGCTGGTGTGTTGGCTATGACACGCTCACTGGCTGTAGAGTGGGCGAAATACAAGATCAGACTCAATGCCATCGCACCAGGTCCTTTCCCAACGGAGGGTGCATGGAGTCGCTTATTACCAGGTGACCTAATTGATAAATTTGATCCGGCCAAGCTTGTTCCGGTAGGCAGAGTAGGAGAACATCAGGAACTAGCCAACCTGGCGGCCTATCTTATGTCTGATTTTTCTGCATATGTGAATGGTGAAGTGGTGACCATCGATGGGGGAGAATGGCTGATGGGCGCTGGCGAATTTAGTCATCTGGAAAAAGTACCACAGGCCATGTGGGATATGCTAGAAGCCGGAAGAGGAAAAAAGTCATAG
- a CDS encoding OmpA family protein, with amino-acid sequence MKTFYKKAALLTTFVILLGSCVAKKDFDTVVSEKNALENDKTRLQEQLAVVNEKAKRLEVQVEDLKGKNTALQSDFDLVSKELKDVQGEYTRIKQLYDNLLTNSSQLNTDLAQQQQRLLAIEDDLEIERKKNEELAIDLSKREAKVAELERLISEKDKAVQQLKKRVTDALLNFQASDLSVEVKNGKVYVSLAEKLLFNSGSTKVDAKGEDALKQLANALSGNTDINIMVEGHTDNVPLSGSGKFADNWDLSVVRATSIVRILVSNGISSEVITASGRGEFSPVAENTTAENKALNRRTEIILTPKLDELFQLLETY; translated from the coding sequence ATGAAGACCTTCTATAAAAAAGCTGCACTCTTGACAACCTTTGTAATCCTCTTAGGTTCCTGTGTTGCTAAAAAAGACTTCGATACAGTTGTCAGCGAAAAGAACGCCTTAGAAAATGACAAGACAAGACTGCAAGAGCAGCTTGCAGTGGTAAATGAAAAGGCAAAACGCCTAGAAGTTCAGGTCGAAGATTTAAAAGGAAAAAACACAGCCCTTCAGAGTGACTTCGATCTAGTAAGTAAAGAATTAAAGGACGTTCAAGGGGAATACACCCGTATCAAACAACTTTATGACAATCTGCTTACCAATAGTAGTCAGTTAAATACAGATTTGGCCCAGCAACAGCAGCGGCTATTAGCAATTGAAGATGATTTGGAAATTGAGCGAAAAAAGAATGAAGAATTGGCTATTGACCTTTCAAAAAGAGAAGCGAAGGTGGCAGAGCTTGAGCGATTGATTTCTGAAAAAGACAAAGCTGTTCAACAACTGAAGAAACGAGTAACAGATGCTTTGCTCAACTTTCAAGCAAGCGATCTATCGGTAGAAGTGAAAAACGGAAAAGTCTATGTATCGCTGGCCGAAAAACTACTTTTCAATTCAGGAAGCACCAAAGTAGATGCTAAAGGTGAAGATGCCCTGAAACAACTAGCCAATGCCTTAAGCGGAAATACTGACATCAACATTATGGTTGAAGGCCACACCGACAATGTACCTCTATCAGGGTCTGGGAAATTTGCCGATAACTGGGACTTAAGTGTGGTAAGAGCCACCTCTATTGTAAGAATCTTGGTCAGCAATGGCATTAGTTCAGAAGTAATCACTGCCTCGGGGCGCGGTGAATTCTCTCCAGTAGCAGAAAATACTACTGCAGAAAACAAGGCGCTGAACAGGCGTACCGAAATCATCTTAACCCCAAAACTGGATGAGCTCTTCCAATTATTAGAAACCTATTAA
- a CDS encoding DUF819 domain-containing protein: MEPFFTNDAVVLGLLVIIVAAVFHTSSSSNPKWKKFYTYVPSILLCYFLPGLLNWPLGLVSGEESNLYFVASRYLLPASLVLLCLSIDIKGIINLGPKAVIMFFAATIGIVLGGPLAILIISTVAPDVLDVGSGEEVWRGLTTVAGSWIGGGANQASMKEIFGVSDSLFATMIVVDVICANIWTGFLLYGASKTQKVDKWLKSDTTAIDDLRDRVEHYQASIAKIPTLSEVMTILAIAFGGTALAHWGADVIAPLMEARSEWLAKYSLESLTSGFFWLVVIATTIGVGLSFTKMRKYEGAGASRLGSVFIFILVATIGMRMNVGEVFDNLGLFAIGITWMLFHVIIMIVVAKLIKAPFFFVAVGSQANVGGAASAPVVASAFSPALAPVGVLLAVLGYALGTYGALLCAQLMAGVSP, from the coding sequence ATGGAACCATTCTTTACCAATGACGCAGTAGTTCTCGGACTATTGGTCATCATCGTTGCTGCTGTATTTCATACATCTTCTTCTTCGAACCCGAAGTGGAAAAAGTTCTACACTTACGTACCTAGTATTCTTTTGTGTTACTTTCTACCTGGCTTACTCAATTGGCCCCTAGGCTTGGTCTCAGGAGAGGAGTCGAATCTATACTTTGTTGCTTCAAGATATTTACTGCCTGCTAGTTTGGTACTGCTCTGTCTAAGTATTGACATCAAAGGAATCATCAACCTAGGCCCCAAGGCAGTCATAATGTTCTTTGCGGCCACCATTGGTATTGTTTTAGGCGGACCTTTGGCTATACTCATTATTTCTACCGTGGCACCTGATGTATTGGACGTGGGAAGTGGTGAAGAAGTGTGGAGAGGTTTAACCACGGTGGCCGGAAGTTGGATTGGTGGAGGAGCTAATCAAGCTTCAATGAAAGAGATCTTTGGAGTGAGCGATAGCTTATTTGCGACTATGATAGTGGTGGATGTTATCTGTGCAAATATATGGACGGGCTTCTTGTTATACGGGGCCAGTAAGACCCAAAAAGTTGATAAGTGGCTGAAATCTGATACAACCGCAATCGATGATTTGAGAGATAGAGTGGAGCACTATCAGGCGAGTATCGCCAAAATTCCAACCCTTTCTGAAGTGATGACAATTCTCGCGATCGCTTTTGGTGGAACAGCCCTGGCGCATTGGGGTGCGGATGTCATTGCCCCATTGATGGAAGCAAGGAGTGAGTGGCTCGCAAAATATAGTTTAGAATCACTTACCTCAGGGTTTTTCTGGCTTGTGGTAATTGCTACGACCATCGGAGTAGGTCTTTCCTTTACCAAGATGAGGAAATACGAAGGAGCGGGCGCTTCGCGATTAGGTAGTGTTTTCATTTTCATCCTTGTGGCGACCATTGGAATGAGAATGAACGTAGGGGAGGTTTTTGATAACCTAGGGCTCTTCGCAATCGGTATCACCTGGATGCTTTTCCACGTGATCATTATGATCGTTGTAGCCAAATTGATCAAGGCACCATTCTTCTTTGTCGCTGTGGGCAGCCAGGCCAATGTTGGTGGAGCAGCATCAGCACCTGTAGTGGCTTCGGCTTTCAGTCCAGCTTTGGCGCCAGTAGGTGTACTGTTGGCAGTTTTAGGTTACGCGCTTGGAACTTATGGGGCTTTGCTTTGTGCTCAATTGATGGCAGGCGTTTCTCCTTAG
- a CDS encoding sodium-dependent transporter translates to MAPRGGFSSRIGFIAAAAGSAVGLGNIWGFPFEVGEGGGAAFVVIYLMFCFILCFPVMATEIAIGRKTQKNPVGAFTALGYKNWNWVGKLGILAGILILSFYNVIAGWAFGYIFEMAAGHFGGGEQFGEYTLKIFKVGGYGLAFMATTALVVSRGISGGIEKAAKMLMPTLVVMMLAMVIYSLTLPNAMDGIRFYLVPDFSKINAGVVYNAMGQAFFSLSLGMGALITYGSYVNKKENIVSAAALITLADVGIAVIAGLMIFPLIGFMSGGTMEGAAGGPGLIFVTLPTIFGTLGSIGPVVGTLFFVLLCFAALTSTVSLLEVPVAYAVDELNIKRNRAVWIVAGIIFAIGIPSLLGFGYSDFFSTAFTTYKEGGTDTDFLSFIASLANDSILPLGGCMIAFFAAHVWRKHNLDDELAEGSPNYKGSFVQKYLNFAVGYLAPFVLAVVFVLTVLFKFFGISIF, encoded by the coding sequence ATGGCACCTAGAGGAGGTTTTTCAAGTAGAATAGGTTTTATCGCAGCTGCAGCAGGTTCTGCTGTGGGTTTAGGAAACATTTGGGGCTTCCCATTCGAAGTAGGTGAAGGCGGTGGTGCTGCTTTTGTAGTCATCTACCTGATGTTCTGTTTTATTCTTTGCTTCCCGGTAATGGCCACTGAGATCGCTATCGGAAGAAAAACTCAGAAAAACCCTGTGGGTGCATTTACTGCCTTAGGTTATAAAAATTGGAACTGGGTCGGAAAACTCGGAATCCTAGCTGGCATTCTTATTCTTTCATTCTATAATGTAATCGCGGGTTGGGCCTTTGGGTACATCTTCGAAATGGCTGCTGGCCATTTTGGCGGTGGTGAACAGTTTGGTGAATACACACTCAAGATATTTAAAGTGGGTGGTTATGGACTCGCTTTTATGGCTACTACGGCACTAGTGGTTTCAAGAGGTATCTCAGGTGGTATTGAAAAAGCCGCTAAGATGCTTATGCCAACACTTGTGGTTATGATGCTGGCGATGGTTATTTACTCTCTGACATTACCTAATGCCATGGATGGTATTCGCTTTTACCTAGTTCCGGACTTTTCTAAAATTAATGCAGGGGTTGTTTACAATGCCATGGGGCAAGCCTTCTTCTCATTATCGCTTGGTATGGGTGCATTGATCACTTATGGTAGCTATGTTAATAAGAAAGAGAATATCGTATCAGCAGCTGCGCTGATCACGCTAGCAGATGTTGGTATTGCAGTAATAGCCGGTTTGATGATTTTCCCTTTAATAGGTTTTATGAGCGGAGGAACTATGGAAGGTGCTGCCGGTGGACCAGGACTGATCTTTGTTACTCTACCTACCATTTTTGGAACACTAGGCTCAATTGGCCCGGTAGTAGGAACTTTATTCTTTGTACTGCTTTGCTTTGCAGCTCTAACCTCTACCGTTTCACTTCTTGAAGTACCGGTAGCCTATGCTGTAGACGAATTAAACATCAAACGAAATAGAGCGGTATGGATTGTTGCGGGTATCATTTTCGCGATTGGTATTCCTTCGCTGTTAGGCTTCGGCTATTCTGACTTCTTTAGTACCGCATTCACTACTTATAAAGAAGGAGGGACAGATACCGATTTTCTTTCTTTTATTGCCTCTCTGGCAAATGATAGTATTCTTCCACTCGGTGGATGTATGATAGCCTTCTTTGCAGCTCACGTTTGGAGGAAGCATAACTTAGATGATGAGCTAGCTGAAGGTTCTCCAAATTATAAGGGTTCATTTGTTCAAAAGTACTTGAACTTTGCCGTTGGTTATCTTGCTCCATTTGTATTGGCAGTTGTGTTTGTGCTGACCGTGTTATTCAAATTCTTTGGAATCAGCATATTCTAA